In Natronococcus occultus SP4, the following proteins share a genomic window:
- a CDS encoding NAD(P)-dependent alcohol dehydrogenase, which translates to MQAARLHEYTDEMSEALEVEEVDRPELEKSDEVLVEVSGAGWCQTDNHIIEGMWEEYAPQDLPMTLGHENAGIVAEVGEEVTLVEEGDPVICHPVQTCGICRPCRLGEDMYCENSAFNGLTTDGGFAEYLQTNERAVIPLPDGVDPTEIAPHADAGITAYHAAKKAVRELNPGDTCVVIGVGGLGHIGLQCLDAMSAADVVAADLKDEALKLAEDLGARHTINSGEDDLASTVLDLTDDEGAQQVLDFVGADETTATAPEMVAAGGDHHVIGYGGHIHEPCQALVDGEFSFKGTLVGKYAELQELVALVDRGDVELRTEVYDLSDINTVAERLEHREIEGRAVITPP; encoded by the coding sequence ATGCAAGCAGCCCGTCTCCACGAGTACACCGACGAGATGAGCGAGGCTCTCGAGGTAGAGGAGGTCGATCGTCCGGAGCTCGAGAAGTCCGACGAAGTCCTGGTCGAGGTCTCCGGCGCCGGTTGGTGTCAGACAGACAACCACATCATCGAAGGAATGTGGGAGGAGTATGCTCCGCAGGACCTGCCGATGACGCTAGGCCATGAGAACGCGGGCATCGTCGCGGAAGTCGGCGAAGAGGTGACGCTCGTCGAGGAGGGCGACCCGGTGATCTGTCACCCCGTCCAGACCTGCGGGATCTGCCGGCCCTGTCGGCTCGGCGAGGACATGTACTGCGAGAACAGCGCCTTCAACGGGCTGACGACCGACGGCGGGTTCGCGGAGTATCTCCAGACCAACGAGCGCGCGGTGATCCCGCTCCCCGACGGCGTCGATCCGACCGAGATCGCGCCCCACGCCGACGCGGGGATCACGGCCTACCACGCCGCGAAGAAGGCGGTCCGCGAGCTGAACCCGGGCGACACCTGCGTCGTCATCGGCGTCGGCGGGCTGGGCCACATCGGGCTGCAGTGTCTCGACGCGATGAGCGCGGCCGACGTCGTCGCCGCCGACCTCAAGGACGAGGCCCTCAAGCTGGCCGAGGACCTCGGCGCCCGCCACACGATCAACTCCGGCGAGGACGACCTCGCGAGCACCGTACTGGACCTGACCGACGACGAGGGCGCCCAGCAGGTGCTCGATTTCGTCGGGGCCGACGAGACCACCGCGACCGCGCCGGAGATGGTCGCCGCGGGCGGCGACCACCACGTGATCGGTTACGGCGGCCACATCCACGAGCCGTGTCAGGCGCTGGTCGACGGCGAGTTCTCGTTTAAGGGGACGCTGGTCGGAAAGTACGCCGAGCTCCAGGAGCTGGTCGCGCTCGTCGACCGCGGGGACGTCGAGCTGCGGACCGAGGTCTACGACCTCTCAGACATCAACACCGTCGCGGAACGCCTCGAGCACCGCGAGATCGAGGGTCGAGCGGTGATCACCCCACCCTGA
- a CDS encoding oxidoreductase: MATLEDPIEIGGCRVPNRLYRAPLLECAGNGPDAVDTLIEDLEPAAASGVGLICQGATIVRGEGGCAAPGMTRVHDPDFVSRLSRLTDRVHDHGGRIFLQLEHGGLRSMETWHAAYRRANPGLEQLAVSNLPWQLRALDRAGFLSYDPHVLETEEVYELAADFGRAAGYAADTGYDGIHIAGANMGIVQQFLSPFYNRRDDEFGGSPEARLRFLAVVYEAIREWAGELPVMAKVPAETPAPPAPLVRRKLSLEDGIEIARRLEKIGYDAVVPVETSVAWDMSIARGEYPDRAWENEALQEGYDAAFGGPLRKRLVAAANRAEALVYDAEPAWNEKFCRRVRERVSIPVLAEGGIRGRGQMDRLLGDGASRGDDPTPACDMVGLARPFYAEPRLGARLLEDGTASDAGGNRDLRVLCESCNNCTVPQATGAPGICRTPSVLRRRGELERAGAYDGTTSEQ; encoded by the coding sequence ATGGCGACCCTCGAGGACCCGATCGAGATCGGCGGCTGTCGCGTGCCGAACCGCCTCTACCGAGCCCCGCTGCTCGAGTGTGCGGGCAACGGCCCCGACGCCGTCGACACGCTGATCGAGGACCTCGAACCCGCCGCGGCGTCGGGAGTCGGACTGATCTGCCAGGGCGCGACGATCGTCCGCGGCGAGGGCGGCTGTGCTGCGCCGGGGATGACCCGCGTCCACGACCCCGACTTCGTCTCCCGACTGTCGCGACTAACCGACCGCGTTCACGATCACGGAGGACGGATCTTCCTCCAGCTCGAACACGGCGGGCTGCGGAGCATGGAGACCTGGCACGCCGCGTACCGCCGCGCCAACCCGGGCCTCGAGCAGCTCGCGGTCTCGAACCTCCCCTGGCAGCTCCGGGCGCTCGATCGAGCCGGCTTTCTCTCCTACGATCCGCACGTCCTCGAGACCGAGGAGGTGTACGAGCTCGCCGCCGACTTTGGCCGTGCGGCAGGGTACGCGGCCGACACGGGGTACGACGGAATCCACATCGCGGGAGCGAACATGGGGATCGTCCAGCAGTTCCTCTCGCCCTTTTACAACCGCCGCGACGACGAGTTCGGCGGCTCGCCGGAGGCCCGACTTCGGTTTCTGGCTGTCGTCTACGAGGCGATCCGCGAGTGGGCGGGCGAGCTCCCCGTAATGGCGAAGGTGCCCGCCGAGACTCCCGCTCCGCCAGCGCCGCTGGTTCGACGGAAGCTCTCGCTCGAGGACGGGATCGAGATCGCTCGTCGACTCGAGAAGATCGGTTACGACGCCGTCGTCCCGGTCGAAACGTCGGTCGCCTGGGACATGAGCATCGCCAGGGGAGAGTACCCGGACCGAGCCTGGGAAAACGAGGCTCTCCAGGAGGGGTACGACGCAGCCTTCGGCGGGCCGTTGCGAAAACGGCTCGTGGCCGCGGCGAACCGCGCGGAGGCGCTCGTGTACGATGCCGAACCGGCCTGGAACGAGAAGTTCTGCCGTCGCGTTCGCGAGCGGGTGTCGATCCCCGTCCTCGCGGAAGGCGGGATCCGCGGACGCGGGCAGATGGATCGGCTCCTCGGCGACGGGGCGAGTCGCGGAGACGACCCGACCCCGGCCTGCGACATGGTCGGACTGGCCCGGCCGTTCTACGCCGAGCCGCGGCTAGGGGCGCGGCTGCTCGAGGACGGCACGGCGAGTGACGCGGGCGGCAATCGAGATCTCCGCGTCCTCTGTGAGAGCTGTAACAACTGCACCGTTCCGCAGGCGACGGGCGCACCCGGAATCTGTCGGACGCCGTCGGTGCTCAGACGCCGCGGCGAACTCGAACGCGCGGGGGCCTACGACGGAACCACGAGCGAGCAGTAG
- a CDS encoding rhodanese-like domain-containing protein, whose amino-acid sequence MRRRQFLAAGTAATAVGIAGCLGSDDVDGYGPEPESAPEERSIDTDSYETLSVGSVDVPLAPLEDVAYWYQRQEARFVDTRGADQYDDLRITGAALSSAPDGVSNDPVEEWPEEDRIVTYCVCPHALAGQRAASLLEAGYENVYAFDEGLEAWVTQGYPVDGEQATQSLTSYQIRGRSDPAYAGEYVRARTVDSDQSELSTVEDDGSYELTVHFTGLKADSLLEIEAPNYTRELTLEEATSGVITG is encoded by the coding sequence ATGAGACGACGGCAGTTTCTCGCCGCGGGAACGGCGGCGACGGCGGTGGGTATCGCGGGGTGTCTCGGCAGTGACGACGTCGACGGCTACGGTCCCGAGCCGGAGTCGGCTCCCGAGGAGCGATCGATCGACACCGACAGCTACGAGACGCTCTCGGTCGGGAGCGTCGACGTTCCGCTGGCGCCGCTCGAGGACGTCGCCTACTGGTACCAGCGCCAGGAGGCCCGGTTCGTCGATACGCGGGGTGCCGACCAGTACGACGACCTCCGGATCACGGGTGCAGCGCTTAGCAGCGCTCCGGACGGCGTCTCGAACGATCCGGTCGAGGAGTGGCCCGAGGAGGACCGCATCGTCACCTACTGCGTCTGTCCGCACGCGCTGGCGGGACAGCGGGCCGCGTCGCTGCTCGAGGCCGGCTACGAGAACGTCTACGCGTTCGACGAGGGGCTCGAGGCGTGGGTCACCCAGGGGTATCCCGTCGATGGCGAGCAAGCGACACAGAGTCTGACGTCGTATCAGATTCGCGGTCGGTCGGATCCCGCCTACGCCGGCGAGTACGTTCGCGCCCGAACCGTCGACTCCGATCAGAGCGAGCTGAGTACCGTCGAGGACGACGGCAGCTACGAGCTGACGGTTCACTTTACGGGACTCAAGGCCGACTCGCTGCTCGAGATCGAGGCGCCGAACTACACCCGGGAGTTGACACTCGAGGAGGCGACGAGCGGCGTCATCACTGGTTGA
- a CDS encoding homing endonuclease associated repeat-containing protein has protein sequence MATEAACLEALRRAAETLGESPTKAQYEDLGLTPASATIIRTLGGWNAAKERAGLATEPSTGSRTLPKPDDVDLPSDTAWEELSVDQRWHYRNVEQNTERTLSRRSDLRSWLNAKKRDQGCSHCDVDTPACLDFHHREEETKRMAVGRMITFGHGKDALREEIQKCTLLCANCHRKLHYAPPKRERRRWVHDRKRAEGCERCGESNPASLDFHHTTDRKEATVARLISDDRSRERIRIEIERCTVLCANCHRKKHDEDSATDR, from the coding sequence ATGGCGACGGAGGCGGCCTGTCTCGAGGCGTTGCGGCGTGCCGCGGAGACGCTCGGCGAATCACCGACGAAGGCTCAGTACGAGGACCTCGGGTTGACGCCGGCCTCGGCGACGATCATTCGAACTCTGGGCGGATGGAACGCTGCGAAAGAGCGAGCCGGGTTGGCGACCGAACCGTCCACCGGTTCCCGCACACTACCGAAACCGGACGACGTGGATCTTCCATCGGATACAGCCTGGGAGGAGCTCTCGGTCGATCAACGGTGGCACTACCGGAACGTCGAGCAGAATACCGAACGGACGCTGTCCCGTCGTTCCGACCTCCGTTCGTGGCTCAACGCCAAAAAACGAGACCAGGGCTGTTCGCATTGCGATGTCGATACGCCGGCCTGTCTCGATTTCCACCACCGAGAAGAGGAAACGAAACGGATGGCTGTCGGACGAATGATCACGTTCGGACACGGTAAGGACGCGCTCCGTGAGGAAATCCAAAAGTGTACGCTGCTCTGTGCGAACTGCCATCGCAAGCTCCACTACGCGCCGCCGAAACGAGAGCGCAGACGGTGGGTTCACGATCGAAAACGCGCCGAGGGGTGCGAACGTTGTGGTGAATCGAACCCGGCGTCTCTGGACTTTCATCATACGACTGATCGGAAGGAGGCGACAGTTGCGAGATTGATCTCGGACGATCGATCCAGAGAACGAATTCGGATCGAAATCGAACGCTGTACCGTTCTCTGCGCGAACTGTCATCGGAAGAAACACGATGAGGACTCCGCCACTGATCGCTGA
- a CDS encoding IMP cyclohydrolase: MYVGRFVVVGPEVGAYRVSSRSFPNRKITARDEALTVGPTEDALETDNPYVSYNCLRIVETPTGETAAFGNGSHVDPIAEKLELGYPARDALAESLLALDYEKDDYDTPRIAATLGGDGEALIGTVRKDALLVETVEEPTLVATYEEDSPTAFDLEADGAAAAASEVYDHEFEHAVCAAGVARTADGFETAIENGN; encoded by the coding sequence ATGTACGTCGGACGATTCGTCGTCGTCGGTCCCGAGGTCGGCGCCTACCGCGTCTCCTCGCGATCGTTCCCGAACCGAAAAATCACCGCTCGAGACGAGGCCCTCACGGTGGGTCCCACCGAGGACGCCCTCGAGACGGACAACCCCTACGTCTCCTACAACTGTCTGCGGATCGTCGAGACGCCGACGGGCGAGACGGCGGCCTTCGGCAACGGTTCCCACGTCGATCCGATCGCCGAGAAGCTCGAGCTGGGCTATCCCGCCCGGGACGCCCTCGCGGAGAGCCTGCTCGCGCTGGACTACGAGAAAGACGACTACGACACCCCGCGGATCGCGGCGACCCTGGGGGGAGACGGCGAGGCTCTGATCGGGACGGTCCGAAAGGACGCTCTATTGGTCGAAACCGTCGAGGAGCCGACGCTGGTCGCGACCTACGAGGAGGATTCGCCGACGGCGTTCGATCTCGAGGCCGACGGCGCCGCGGCGGCGGCGAGCGAGGTGTACGACCACGAGTTCGAACACGCCGTCTGTGCGGCCGGCGTCGCCCGGACCGCGGACGGGTTCGAGACGGCGATCGAGAACGGTAACTGA
- a CDS encoding metallophosphoesterase family protein yields MKIGLISDIHGNRVALRTVLADMPAVDELLCTGDVVGYNPWPAACVDDLRERGVPTVMGNHDAAVVEETPFRFNSMAKAGVEHALEQLSADQLAWLADLPEERLACDDRVKLVHGHPDDPDRYTRYTRPGEFSPRLLGDEDVLVLGHTHVQHVERYGEGIVVNPGSVGQPRDGDPRAAYAVLDLDAMTVETHRVEYDIDKVRNAVAAAGLPERIGSRLERGK; encoded by the coding sequence ATGAAAATCGGGCTCATCTCCGATATCCACGGGAACCGCGTCGCTCTCCGGACTGTCCTCGCGGACATGCCTGCAGTCGACGAGTTGCTCTGTACCGGCGACGTCGTCGGCTACAACCCCTGGCCCGCGGCCTGCGTCGACGACCTCCGCGAGCGAGGGGTCCCGACCGTGATGGGCAACCACGACGCCGCGGTCGTCGAGGAGACGCCGTTCCGGTTTAACAGCATGGCCAAAGCGGGAGTCGAACACGCCCTCGAGCAGCTCTCGGCCGACCAGCTCGCCTGGCTCGCCGATCTCCCCGAGGAGCGGCTGGCGTGTGACGATCGGGTGAAGCTCGTCCACGGCCACCCCGACGATCCCGATCGGTACACCCGCTACACCCGCCCCGGCGAGTTCTCGCCGCGGCTGCTCGGCGACGAGGACGTCCTCGTGCTGGGCCACACCCACGTCCAGCACGTCGAGCGGTACGGCGAGGGGATCGTCGTCAACCCGGGCAGCGTCGGCCAGCCCCGCGACGGCGATCCGCGGGCAGCCTACGCCGTCCTCGACCTCGACGCGATGACCGTCGAGACCCACCGCGTGGAGTACGACATCGACAAGGTCAGGAACGCCGTCGCTGCAGCAGGACTGCCCGAACGGATCGGGAGCCGTCTCGAACGCGGCAAGTGA
- the cysE gene encoding serine O-acetyltransferase, producing MIGRLREDVRAMCDRDPAATGCRVVWLTYPGVHAVWGHRLAHRLYNGGFELLARVLAYFVRTLTGVEIHPAATIGRRVTIDHGMGVVIGETAEVGDDVHMYHGVTLGGTANEPVKRHPTLEDGVTVGANATLLGDITIGEDAAVGAGSVVTDDVDPETTVAGVPAERID from the coding sequence GTGATCGGGCGGCTCCGCGAGGACGTCCGGGCGATGTGTGATCGCGATCCCGCGGCGACGGGCTGTCGCGTGGTCTGGCTCACGTATCCCGGCGTCCACGCCGTCTGGGGTCACCGCCTCGCCCATCGACTCTATAACGGGGGGTTCGAACTCCTCGCTCGCGTCCTCGCCTATTTCGTCCGCACGTTGACGGGCGTCGAGATCCACCCCGCAGCGACGATCGGCCGCCGTGTCACGATCGATCACGGGATGGGCGTGGTCATCGGCGAGACCGCCGAGGTTGGCGACGACGTCCATATGTACCACGGGGTCACTCTGGGCGGGACGGCGAACGAGCCCGTCAAACGCCATCCGACCCTCGAGGACGGCGTTACTGTCGGCGCGAACGCGACGCTGCTGGGAGATATCACGATCGGCGAGGACGCTGCCGTCGGCGCGGGCTCGGTCGTCACCGACGACGTCGACCCCGAGACGACGGTCGCCGGGGTTCCCGCGGAGCGGATCGATTGA
- a CDS encoding phosphoglucomutase/phosphomannomutase family protein, protein METISFGTDGWRAPLEEFTAPRVRMVGQAVATYLADEGLEGPVAVGYDARETSRGFAEELTRVLCANGFDVLLPERDRPTPLFAHAIVERDLAGALVVTASHNPPEYNGVKFIPEDGAPALPEVMDAIEERLAEPDPLPEDEHGSAEEIDFVTPHADAAFELLEETIGNVDLEEVSVAYDAMYGSGRGTTDAILERAGADVDRLRCEQDPEFGGGAPEPAPENLEALVERVTDGGADLGVANDGDADRLAIVTPQRGYLDENLFFAALYDYLLERDSGAVVRTVSTTFLIDHVADAHDEDVHEVPVGFKWIAQGMADHDALVGGEESGGFTIRGHVREKDGVLMALLAAAMHDAEPTDDRVDRLLDEHGTVVQDKRSVACPDHEKARVIDDLGDEIPDAVAGTSVEDVNTADGFKLQLEDGSWLLVRPSGTEPKLRVYAEATDEDRVAELLEAGEALVEPLV, encoded by the coding sequence ATGGAGACGATCTCGTTCGGAACTGACGGCTGGCGGGCGCCCCTCGAGGAGTTCACGGCGCCCAGAGTGCGGATGGTCGGACAGGCGGTCGCGACGTACCTCGCCGACGAGGGACTCGAGGGTCCGGTCGCGGTCGGCTACGACGCCCGCGAAACCTCGCGGGGGTTCGCCGAGGAGCTGACTCGCGTGCTGTGTGCTAACGGATTCGACGTCTTGCTGCCCGAACGGGACCGACCGACGCCGCTGTTCGCCCACGCGATCGTTGAACGGGACCTGGCGGGAGCGTTGGTCGTCACGGCCTCACACAACCCGCCGGAGTACAACGGCGTGAAGTTCATCCCCGAGGACGGCGCGCCCGCGCTTCCCGAGGTAATGGACGCGATCGAGGAGCGACTCGCCGAACCCGACCCGCTGCCCGAGGACGAACACGGCAGCGCCGAGGAGATCGACTTCGTCACCCCCCACGCCGACGCCGCGTTCGAGCTCCTCGAGGAGACGATCGGCAACGTCGACCTCGAGGAAGTGTCCGTCGCCTACGACGCGATGTACGGTAGCGGTCGCGGGACGACCGACGCCATCTTAGAGCGGGCCGGCGCCGACGTCGATCGGCTGCGTTGCGAGCAGGATCCGGAGTTCGGCGGCGGGGCGCCCGAACCCGCCCCGGAGAACCTCGAGGCGCTCGTCGAGCGCGTGACCGACGGCGGGGCCGACCTCGGCGTCGCCAACGACGGCGACGCCGACCGTCTCGCGATCGTGACACCTCAGCGGGGCTACCTCGACGAAAACCTCTTTTTCGCCGCGCTGTACGACTACCTGCTCGAGCGCGACTCGGGTGCCGTCGTCAGGACGGTCTCGACGACGTTTCTCATCGACCACGTCGCCGACGCCCACGACGAGGACGTCCACGAGGTCCCGGTCGGGTTCAAGTGGATCGCCCAGGGGATGGCCGACCACGACGCGCTGGTCGGCGGCGAGGAGTCAGGCGGGTTTACGATCAGGGGCCACGTCCGCGAGAAGGACGGCGTCCTGATGGCGCTGCTCGCTGCCGCGATGCACGACGCCGAACCGACCGACGACCGCGTCGACCGCCTGCTCGACGAGCACGGAACCGTCGTCCAGGACAAACGCAGCGTCGCCTGCCCCGACCACGAAAAAGCACGCGTGATCGACGACCTCGGTGACGAGATCCCCGACGCCGTCGCCGGGACGTCCGTCGAGGACGTCAACACCGCCGACGGGTTCAAGCTCCAACTCGAGGACGGCTCCTGGCTGCTCGTTCGGCCGAGCGGCACCGAACCCAAGCTGCGGGTCTACGCGGAGGCGACCGACGAGGACCGGGTCGCCGAACTGCTCGAGGCGGGCGAAGCGCTGGTCGAACCGCTGGTCTGA
- a CDS encoding NADPH-dependent FMN reductase, whose translation MTSPSVLAVSGSLRDESYTRTALRYVLDAAAEAGAETQLLDLREYDLPVYDPDIDGQGDGEAAMKLVREADAVALGTPVYHGSYSGALKNFHDYCGFEEFEDTTVGLLATAGGGSYGSTLDHLRITVRGVHGWVLPHQVGIQGASSSFEPDPKAIDGRAFVDETLEERTRKLGRMLAEYAFIEPDVNSPRTDATDE comes from the coding sequence ATGACTAGTCCCTCCGTCCTCGCAGTTTCGGGCAGCCTTCGCGACGAGAGCTACACTCGGACGGCGCTGCGGTACGTCCTCGACGCCGCCGCGGAGGCCGGCGCCGAGACGCAACTGCTCGATCTGCGCGAGTACGATCTCCCCGTCTACGACCCCGATATCGACGGGCAGGGCGACGGCGAAGCGGCGATGAAGCTCGTCCGCGAGGCCGACGCGGTCGCGCTGGGAACTCCCGTCTACCACGGCTCCTACTCGGGGGCGCTGAAGAACTTCCACGACTACTGCGGGTTCGAGGAGTTCGAGGACACCACTGTCGGTCTGCTGGCGACCGCCGGCGGTGGCAGCTACGGTTCGACGCTCGACCACCTCCGGATCACGGTCCGTGGCGTCCACGGCTGGGTGCTCCCCCACCAGGTCGGGATTCAGGGCGCCTCGAGTTCGTTCGAGCCCGATCCGAAGGCAATCGACGGGCGAGCGTTCGTCGACGAGACCCTCGAGGAGCGCACCCGGAAGCTCGGTCGAATGCTCGCCGAGTACGCCTTCATCGAGCCCGACGTGAACTCACCGCGGACGGACGCGACCGACGAGTAG
- a CDS encoding GIY-YIG nuclease family protein translates to MAEADHVVYVLECADGSLYTGYTTDLERRVAEHDAGEGAKYTRCRTPVELRYHEEYDSKSAAMSREYEIKQLTRRQKEELVGLE, encoded by the coding sequence ATGGCTGAGGCCGACCACGTCGTCTACGTCCTCGAGTGTGCCGACGGCTCGCTGTATACGGGCTACACGACCGACCTCGAGCGACGCGTCGCGGAACACGACGCGGGCGAGGGCGCGAAGTACACCCGCTGTCGAACCCCCGTCGAGCTTCGCTACCACGAGGAGTACGACTCGAAGTCCGCGGCGATGTCCCGTGAGTACGAGATCAAGCAGTTGACCCGACGACAGAAGGAAGAGCTGGTCGGACTGGAGTGA
- a CDS encoding DUF7563 family protein: MPTCDHCDAHVSERFARVFADERGEIHACVSCSANAGIAEAAKERVRGS, from the coding sequence ATGCCTACCTGTGACCACTGCGATGCGCACGTCTCCGAACGGTTTGCCCGCGTGTTCGCCGACGAGCGCGGCGAGATCCACGCCTGCGTCAGCTGTTCGGCGAACGCCGGGATCGCGGAAGCCGCGAAGGAGCGCGTCCGCGGCTCCTGA
- the larB gene encoding nickel pincer cofactor biosynthesis protein LarB, with translation MRELLEAVADGSLSPAEAEAELRGYVTGEAGRFDAARQQRRGIPEGIFAAGKSAPQVVALAEDALETTDRALITRADDAQIEALESSLRDSFPDATLERWDGTVLVRSANAERPSLDATVGIVTAGTVDGPVADEAAAVCRDAGVTIDRVDDVGVAALDRLLDQLDRLREADVLLVAAGREGALPTVVAGLVDSPVIGVPVSSGYGHAGDGEAALAGMLQSCTILSVVNVDAGFVAGAQATLIARALDRARS, from the coding sequence ATGCGTGAACTCCTCGAGGCCGTCGCCGATGGCTCGCTCTCGCCGGCGGAGGCCGAAGCCGAACTCAGAGGGTACGTCACCGGGGAGGCGGGTCGGTTCGACGCCGCCCGCCAGCAGCGCCGCGGCATTCCGGAGGGGATCTTCGCGGCGGGCAAGTCCGCCCCGCAGGTCGTCGCCCTCGCCGAGGACGCACTCGAGACGACCGACCGGGCGCTGATCACCCGGGCCGACGACGCCCAGATCGAGGCCCTCGAGTCCTCGCTCCGGGACTCGTTTCCCGACGCGACTCTCGAGCGCTGGGACGGGACCGTCCTCGTCCGTAGCGCCAACGCCGAGCGACCGAGCCTCGACGCGACGGTGGGGATCGTCACCGCCGGTACCGTCGACGGCCCCGTCGCCGACGAGGCCGCGGCAGTCTGTCGGGACGCGGGTGTCACGATCGACCGGGTCGACGACGTCGGCGTCGCCGCGCTCGATCGGCTCCTCGATCAGCTCGATCGGCTCCGCGAGGCCGACGTACTGCTCGTCGCCGCGGGTCGGGAGGGCGCCCTCCCGACCGTCGTCGCCGGCCTGGTCGACTCCCCGGTGATCGGGGTCCCGGTTTCCAGCGGGTACGGCCACGCCGGCGACGGGGAGGCGGCGCTCGCCGGAATGCTCCAGTCCTGTACGATCCTGTCGGTCGTCAACGTCGACGCCGGGTTCGTCGCGGGCGCGCAGGCGACCCTGATCGCGCGGGCGCTCGACCGGGCCCGATCGTAG
- a CDS encoding DUF1931 family protein: MADLIVKAAVKEALDDKNVASDFYDALDEEVDQLLEDAARRAEENDRKTVQPRDL; the protein is encoded by the coding sequence ATGGCAGACCTTATCGTCAAAGCCGCTGTGAAGGAAGCGCTCGATGACAAGAACGTCGCCTCGGACTTCTACGACGCACTCGACGAGGAAGTCGACCAGCTTCTCGAGGACGCGGCCCGCCGCGCCGAGGAGAACGACCGGAAGACGGTCCAGCCGCGCGACCTGTAA
- the fni gene encoding type 2 isopentenyl-diphosphate Delta-isomerase has product MTETADRKDDHIRIIEEEDVETRGTGFEDVELIHEALPEIHRDEIDTSTTLFGAEVDAPIVIESMTGGHPNTTKINRALAEAAQRTNVAMGVGSQRAGLELDDEELLESYTVVREAAPDAVLYGNVGAAQLLEYDLADVERAVEMIDADAMAIHLNFLQEAVQPEGDVDARGCLAEIERVADGLSVPVVVKETGNGISRETARRLADAGVDAIDVAGKGGTTWSGIESHRAAAVGADRQEQIGKLFRAWGVPTAVSTLEAAAEHDTVIASGGVRSGLDVAKAIAMGASAGGLAKPFLSPAGKGADAVVDLLETLELELRTAMFVTGADSIEALGEREYVLTGRTREYLDQRQ; this is encoded by the coding sequence ATGACTGAGACGGCCGATCGCAAGGACGACCACATTCGAATCATCGAAGAGGAAGACGTCGAAACGAGAGGAACCGGTTTCGAAGACGTCGAGCTGATCCACGAGGCCCTGCCCGAGATCCACCGCGACGAGATCGACACGTCGACGACGCTGTTCGGCGCCGAGGTCGACGCGCCGATCGTCATCGAGAGCATGACCGGTGGCCACCCGAACACGACGAAGATCAACCGGGCGCTGGCCGAGGCCGCCCAACGAACGAACGTCGCGATGGGGGTCGGCAGCCAGCGAGCGGGTCTGGAACTCGACGACGAGGAGTTGCTCGAATCGTACACCGTCGTCCGCGAGGCGGCGCCCGACGCCGTCCTCTATGGCAACGTCGGCGCCGCACAGCTGCTCGAGTACGACCTCGCGGACGTCGAACGGGCCGTCGAGATGATCGACGCCGACGCGATGGCGATCCACCTGAACTTCCTCCAGGAGGCGGTCCAGCCCGAGGGTGACGTCGACGCTCGCGGCTGTCTCGCCGAGATCGAACGGGTCGCCGACGGGCTCTCGGTTCCGGTCGTCGTCAAGGAGACGGGCAACGGCATCTCTCGGGAGACGGCCCGACGGCTCGCCGACGCCGGCGTCGACGCCATCGACGTCGCGGGCAAGGGCGGGACGACGTGGTCGGGGATCGAGTCCCACCGGGCCGCGGCGGTCGGCGCCGACCGACAGGAGCAGATCGGGAAGCTGTTCCGCGCGTGGGGCGTTCCGACGGCGGTCAGTACCCTCGAGGCCGCCGCAGAACACGACACCGTCATCGCCAGCGGCGGCGTTCGATCGGGGCTCGACGTCGCGAAGGCGATCGCGATGGGCGCCAGCGCCGGCGGGCTCGCGAAGCCGTTTCTCTCCCCGGCGGGGAAGGGTGCCGACGCGGTCGTCGACCTGCTCGAGACCCTCGAACTCGAGCTCCGGACGGCGATGTTCGTCACCGGCGCGGACTCGATCGAGGCGTTAGGCGAGCGCGAGTACGTCCTCACCGGACGAACCCGGGAGTACCTCGACCAGCGACAGTAG